The following proteins come from a genomic window of Miscanthus floridulus cultivar M001 chromosome 2, ASM1932011v1, whole genome shotgun sequence:
- the LOC136538642 gene encoding uncharacterized protein isoform X2, whose protein sequence is MDFQVVVLAGGTSDSEKLSPLVSKDVPKALLPVANRPVLSYALDLLEASDLKDLIVVVEGQEAAQLVDAWVSSAYLDRLRVEVVVVSEDLGSAGALRAISKRLTANDILVVSGDLVTDVLPGAVAATHRRNGAAVTALLCSVPVSGPSDTASSSGKDKAKKPNRLNIVGLDRSKQFLLHIVSGTDVEKDVQVHKRKIQAVGQMEIRSDLMDAHLYAFKRTILQDVLEQKEAYRSIRLEVLPYLVRSQLRSAPSGGSGTAVDETGSSAVQSSGNLQCLSQHRVIASSAFKQNVLSRSSGGHRCCAYIATKSKYCHRLNSIQSYCDINRDVIGEASHLSGYSFSAQNNIIHPSSVLGSKTTIGPHCILAEGSQLGDKCSVKRSVIGRHCRIGSNVKIVNSVVMNHVVMEDGCHIQGSVVCNNVQLQERAVLKDCQVGAGYIVTAGSEHKAESLARKYSEL, encoded by the exons ATGGACTTCCAGGTCGTTGTCCTCGCCGGCGGCACCTCCGACTCTGAGAAACTCTCGCCCCTCGTTTCCAAG GACGTTCCCAAGGCGTTGCTCCCGGTCGCCAACCGCCCCGTGCTCTCTTACGCGCTGGACCTCCTTGAGGCCAGCGACCTCAAGGACCTCATCGTG GTGGTTGAGGGGCAGGAAGCTGCGCAGCTTGTCGACGCTTGGGTATCCAGTGCATACCTGGATCGGCTTCGAGTGGAG GTAGTTGTGGTTTCTGAAGACCTTGGAAGTGCTGGTGCATTACGAGCTATTTCGAAGCGACTGACGGCAAATGATATTTTG GTAGTTAGCGGTGACCTGGTAACAGATGTGTTGCCTGGGGCTGTTGCTGCTACTCATAGAAGAAATGGTGCAGCTGTTACTGCTTTACTATGTTCTGTTCCTGTTAGTGGTCCTTCAGACACTGCTTCTTCTAGTGGGAAAGATAAAGCTAAAAAGCCAAATCGTTTGAACATAGTAGGGCTGGATAGGAGTAAACAATTCTTGTTGCATATCGTGTCAG GAACTGATGTTGAAAAAGATGTTCAagttcataaaagaaaaatacagGCTGTTGGTCAG ATGGAAATTCGAAGTGACCTAATGGATGCACATCTTTATGCTTTTAAGAG GACAATATTACAGGACGTACTGGAACAGAAGGAAGCATACCGTAGCATTAGACTTGAAGTCCTCCCGTATTTAGTTAGGAGTCAATTG AGATCAGCTCCATCAGGTGGCAGTGGAACAGCAGTTGATGAAACTGGGAGCAGTGCTGTTCAGTCCAGTGGTAATTTGCAGTGTTTGTCGCAGCATCGTGTCATTGCATCATCTGCTTTCAAACAGAATGTACTATCAAGATCAAGTGGTGGACATAGGTGCTGTGCTTATATTGCTACTAAAAGCAAATACTGTCACCGTTTGAACTCAATTCAATCATATTGTGATATCAATCGAGAT GTTATAGGGGAAGCTAGCCACCTGTCTGGTTATTCGTTCTCCGCACAAAACAATATCATCCACCCATCCTCTGTTCTTGGATCAAAGACTACA ATAGGACCACATTGTATTCTTGCTGAGGGTTCACAGCTAGGTGACAAGTGTAGTGTGAAGCGATCCGTAATTGGTCGTCATTGCCGAATTGGTTCCAATGTAAAG ATTGTCAACTCTGTTGTGATGAATCACGTTGTTATGGAAGATGGTTGCCACATCCAAGGTTCTGTTGTATGTAATAATGTTCAACTGCAAGAACGGGCTGTTCTGAAAGATTGCCAG GTTGGAGCTGGTTATATTGTGACTGCTGGCAGCGAGCACAAAGCAGAATCCCTAGCAAGAAAGTACAGTGAGCTTTGA
- the LOC136538644 gene encoding probable anion transporter 7: protein MVRMRFPKRYLIVLLTFICTNVCYIERVGFSIAYTVAADAIGVNQANKGMILSMFYCGYVLSQIPGGWAAQRIGGRRVLLLSFVLWSMICGLIPLDPNRVTILVLSRLFVGVAQGFIFPAIHTVLAQWVPPQERSRSVSLTTSGMYLGAACGMLFFPSLVKNTGPQSVFFVEAVLGVAWSVIWLKFSSDPPRTDLPKVSMPKVASRDMIKAQAGGVVAPRTVKIPWRRIIFSLPVWAIVVNNFTFHYALYVLMNWLPTYFELGLKLSLQDMGSSKMLPYFNMFIFSNIGGVIADHLITRRILSVTKTRKLLNTIGFIVSAFALMVLPLFSTPSGTVMCSAISLGFLALGRAGFAVNHMDVAPKFAGIVMGVSNTAGTLAGIVGVGLTGNILEVAKASNKDLTDSETWKTVFFVPAYLCIFSSVIFLIFSTGEKIFE from the coding sequence ATGGTGAGAATGAGGTTCCCGAAACGTTATCTCATAGTATTGCTGACATTCATCTGCACAAATGTTTGCTACATTGAGCGCGTGGGTTTCTCGATTGCTTACACTGTCGCAGCTGATGCCATCGGTGTGAATCAAGCCAACAAGGGCATGATACTGTCTATGTTCTATTGTGGTTATGTTTTATCACAGATTCCTGGTGGATGGGCAGCACAGAGAATAGGAGGCAGACGTGTTCTGCTACTGTCATTCGTGTTGTGGTCTATGATATGTGGTTTAATTCCACTCGATCCCAACAGAGTAACCATTCTGGTCCTATCTCGCCTATTTGTTGGTGTAGCACAAGGTTTCATATTTCCTGCCATTCACACTGTTCTGGCGCAGTGGGTGCCACCACAGGAGCGCTCTCGCTCGGTATCTCTCACTACCTCAGGGATGTATCTTGGTGCAGCCTGTGGCATGCTTTTCTTCCCAAGTCTAGTGAAGAACACGGGACCCCAGTCAGTTTTCTTTGTTGAAGCAGTGTTGGGAGTAGCATGGTCTGTAATATGGTTGAAATTTTCCAGTGACCCACCTCGTACTGATCTTCCAAAGGTATCAATGCCAAAAGTGGCATCTCGAGACATGATTAAGGCACAGGCAGGAGGGGTTGTCGCACCTCGAACAGTAAAGATCCCATGGCGAAGGATAATATTCAGTCTACCTGTCTGGGCAATCGTTGTAAACAACTTCACCTTCCACTATGCCCTGTATGTTCTTATGAACTGGCTCCCTACCTATTTTGAGCTTGGACTTAAGCTTAGCCTCCAGGATATGGGTTCCTCAAAGATGCTTCCCTATTTCAATATGTTCATCTTCTCCAATATCGGTGGTGTGATTGCTGATCACTTGATTACAAGGAGGATTTTGTCTGTTACCAAGACAAGGAAGCTTCTGAACACCATAGGGTTCATTGTCTCAGCATTTGCACTCATGGTCCTTCCTTTATTTAGCACACCCTCGGGCACTGTAATGTGTTCAGCGATATCCCTTGGTTTTCTTGCTCTAGGAAGAGCAGGGTTTGCTGTAAACCATATGGATGTTGCTCCGAAGTTTGCAGGGATAGTAATGGGGGTCTCAAATACGGCAGGGACACTGGCTGGAATTGTTGGTGTCGGCCTCACTGGGAATATTCTGGAGGTGGCAAAGGCTTCTAACAAGGATCTAACAGACTCGGAAACCTGGAAAACAGTCTTCTTTGTTCCAGCATACCTTTGTATTTTCAGTTCTGTCATTTTTTTAATCTTTTCAACTGGCGAAAAGATCTTCGAATAA
- the LOC136538642 gene encoding uncharacterized protein isoform X1, which produces MDFQVVVLAGGTSDSEKLSPLVSKDVPKALLPVANRPVLSYALDLLEASDLKDLIVVVEGQEAAQLVDAWVSSAYLDRLRVEVVVVSEDLGSAGALRAISKRLTANDILVVSGDLVTDVLPGAVAATHRRNGAAVTALLCSVPVSGPSDTASSSGKDKAKKPNRLNIVGLDRSKQFLLHIVSGTDVEKDVQVHKRKIQAVGQMEIRSDLMDAHLYAFKRTILQDVLEQKEAYRSIRLEVLPYLVRSQLVCSCLITCKHVTLSSEAVFNCCKHEQRSAPSGGSGTAVDETGSSAVQSSGNLQCLSQHRVIASSAFKQNVLSRSSGGHRCCAYIATKSKYCHRLNSIQSYCDINRDVIGEASHLSGYSFSAQNNIIHPSSVLGSKTTIGPHCILAEGSQLGDKCSVKRSVIGRHCRIGSNVKIVNSVVMNHVVMEDGCHIQGSVVCNNVQLQERAVLKDCQVGAGYIVTAGSEHKAESLARKYSEL; this is translated from the exons ATGGACTTCCAGGTCGTTGTCCTCGCCGGCGGCACCTCCGACTCTGAGAAACTCTCGCCCCTCGTTTCCAAG GACGTTCCCAAGGCGTTGCTCCCGGTCGCCAACCGCCCCGTGCTCTCTTACGCGCTGGACCTCCTTGAGGCCAGCGACCTCAAGGACCTCATCGTG GTGGTTGAGGGGCAGGAAGCTGCGCAGCTTGTCGACGCTTGGGTATCCAGTGCATACCTGGATCGGCTTCGAGTGGAG GTAGTTGTGGTTTCTGAAGACCTTGGAAGTGCTGGTGCATTACGAGCTATTTCGAAGCGACTGACGGCAAATGATATTTTG GTAGTTAGCGGTGACCTGGTAACAGATGTGTTGCCTGGGGCTGTTGCTGCTACTCATAGAAGAAATGGTGCAGCTGTTACTGCTTTACTATGTTCTGTTCCTGTTAGTGGTCCTTCAGACACTGCTTCTTCTAGTGGGAAAGATAAAGCTAAAAAGCCAAATCGTTTGAACATAGTAGGGCTGGATAGGAGTAAACAATTCTTGTTGCATATCGTGTCAG GAACTGATGTTGAAAAAGATGTTCAagttcataaaagaaaaatacagGCTGTTGGTCAG ATGGAAATTCGAAGTGACCTAATGGATGCACATCTTTATGCTTTTAAGAG GACAATATTACAGGACGTACTGGAACAGAAGGAAGCATACCGTAGCATTAGACTTGAAGTCCTCCCGTATTTAGTTAGGAGTCAATTGGTATGCTCATGCTTAATAACATGTAAACATGTAACACTTTCGTCTGAAGCAGTATTTAACTGTTGTAAACATGAACAGAGATCAGCTCCATCAGGTGGCAGTGGAACAGCAGTTGATGAAACTGGGAGCAGTGCTGTTCAGTCCAGTGGTAATTTGCAGTGTTTGTCGCAGCATCGTGTCATTGCATCATCTGCTTTCAAACAGAATGTACTATCAAGATCAAGTGGTGGACATAGGTGCTGTGCTTATATTGCTACTAAAAGCAAATACTGTCACCGTTTGAACTCAATTCAATCATATTGTGATATCAATCGAGAT GTTATAGGGGAAGCTAGCCACCTGTCTGGTTATTCGTTCTCCGCACAAAACAATATCATCCACCCATCCTCTGTTCTTGGATCAAAGACTACA ATAGGACCACATTGTATTCTTGCTGAGGGTTCACAGCTAGGTGACAAGTGTAGTGTGAAGCGATCCGTAATTGGTCGTCATTGCCGAATTGGTTCCAATGTAAAG ATTGTCAACTCTGTTGTGATGAATCACGTTGTTATGGAAGATGGTTGCCACATCCAAGGTTCTGTTGTATGTAATAATGTTCAACTGCAAGAACGGGCTGTTCTGAAAGATTGCCAG GTTGGAGCTGGTTATATTGTGACTGCTGGCAGCGAGCACAAAGCAGAATCCCTAGCAAGAAAGTACAGTGAGCTTTGA